Proteins from one Triticum aestivum cultivar Chinese Spring chromosome 7A, IWGSC CS RefSeq v2.1, whole genome shotgun sequence genomic window:
- the LOC123147017 gene encoding uncharacterized protein, giving the protein MEMNAATSLEPRAKATLVLGGESFAVSSESGTLSEQLAAMREKSMVILKEYITKHNVPNDVPDESIEGPSDEEGEALAKNPPKKSKKQK; this is encoded by the coding sequence ATGGAGATGAATGCTGCAACAAGTCTAGAACCTAGAGCAAAGGCTACCCTGGTTCTCGGAGGGGAATCGTTCGCAGTCAGCTCCGagtccggcaccctgtcggagcaGCTGGCGGCGATGAGGGAGAAGAGCATGGTGATCCTCAAGGAGTACATCACCAAGCACAACGTCCCGAACGATGTCCCTGATGAATCCATTGAGGGCCCATCGGATGAGGAGGGCGAGGCACTTGCTAAAAACCCGCCCAAGAAATCAAAGAAGCAGAAGTGA